One window of the Helicobacter canis genome contains the following:
- a CDS encoding 2-oxoacid:ferredoxin oxidoreductase subunit alpha, translated as MPKVMELDQVVVWDGNMAACQAMRQAQIDVVAAYPITPSTPIVQNYGTFVSNGYIDGEFLLVESEHAAMSACVGAAAAGGRVATATSSQGFALMVEVLYQASGMRLPIVLNLVNRALASPLNIHGDHSDMYLGRDAGWINLCAMNPQDAYDLNLLAFKIAEDMRVRIPVIVNQDGFLCSHTAQNVRPLSDDQAYAFIGEYKEKNSLFNFEHPATYGAQAEEEWHYEHKAQLHNALMHSQAVIEEAFSAFKALTNREHKIVETYDMDDAEVAIFALGTTAESARVAAKTARKNGIKAGVVSVKVFRPFPYALVGEALKRTKAVGIMDKSLPAGAMGALFNEVGAALYQVPDSARPVLSNYIYGLGERDITQVDLVEIFKELDSNAKAGKLTHATQQFIGLRGPKLSFY; from the coding sequence ATGCCAAAAGTTATGGAACTCGATCAAGTAGTTGTCTGGGATGGCAATATGGCGGCGTGCCAAGCGATGCGCCAAGCGCAAATTGATGTGGTAGCCGCCTATCCCATCACGCCTTCAACGCCCATTGTGCAAAACTATGGGACATTTGTGAGCAATGGCTATATCGATGGCGAGTTTTTGCTCGTAGAATCCGAACACGCGGCGATGAGTGCTTGTGTGGGTGCGGCAGCGGCTGGTGGGCGAGTCGCTACTGCGACAAGCTCGCAAGGATTTGCGCTTATGGTAGAAGTGCTTTATCAAGCTTCTGGTATGCGCTTGCCAATTGTGCTAAATCTTGTCAATCGCGCACTTGCCTCACCGCTTAATATCCACGGCGATCATTCAGATATGTATCTAGGGCGTGATGCGGGCTGGATCAATCTCTGTGCTATGAATCCCCAAGATGCCTATGACCTTAATCTCCTAGCCTTTAAAATCGCTGAAGATATGCGCGTGCGCATTCCTGTGATTGTCAATCAAGATGGCTTTCTCTGCTCCCACACAGCCCAAAATGTCCGCCCATTAAGCGATGATCAAGCCTATGCCTTTATCGGCGAGTATAAGGAGAAAAACTCTCTTTTTAACTTCGAGCATCCAGCCACCTATGGCGCGCAAGCAGAAGAAGAGTGGCATTATGAGCATAAAGCGCAGCTGCATAATGCGCTTATGCACTCGCAAGCTGTCATAGAAGAAGCATTTAGCGCGTTTAAAGCACTTACAAATAGAGAGCATAAGATCGTAGAAACCTATGATATGGACGATGCAGAAGTGGCTATTTTCGCGCTTGGCACCACAGCAGAATCCGCTCGCGTAGCAGCAAAAACCGCACGGAAAAATGGCATTAAAGCAGGGGTGGTGAGTGTCAAAGTATTCCGCCCATTCCCTTACGCGCTTGTAGGAGAGGCACTAAAACGCACTAAAGCTGTTGGCATTATGGATAAGAGCTTGCCTGCTGGTGCTATGGGAGCGTTGTTTAATGAAGTTGGAGCGGCGTTGTATCAAGTGCCAGATTCTGCGCGTCCTGTGCTTAGTAACTATATCTATGGTTTGGGCGAGCGCGACATTACACAAGTGGATTTGGTGGAGATTTTCAAAGAGCTTGATAGTAATGCAAAAGCTGGCAAGCTCACGCACGCTACACAGCAGTTCATCGGCTTGCGCGGTCCTAAGCTTAGTTTCTACTAG
- the fumC gene encoding class II fumarate hydratase yields MEFRIEHDTMGEVKVPNDKYWGAQTERSFENFKIGVEKMPKELIYSFAKLKRSLAVVNNNLGKLNDEKKNAIVQACDEIIAGKFDDNFPLAIWQTGSGTQSNMNMNEVIANRASEILGADFRKEKKIHPNDDVNMSQSSNDTFPTAMSIVSVIQLEKKLLPALEELRSTFAKKVKDFDSIVKIGRTHLQDATPLTLGQEFSGYLSMLDHSKEQIIASLPTLRELAIGGTAVGTGLNAHPELSEKVSAELSSFTGVKFVSSPNKFHALTSHDAITFAHGALKALAANLMKIANDVRWLASGPRCGLGELLIPENEPGSSIMPGKVNPTQCEALTMVAVQVMGNDAAIGFAASQGNFELNVFKPVIIYNFLQSLDLLADAMHSFNIHCAVGIEPNREKIAHNLHNSLMLVTALNPHIGYENAAKVAKNAHKKNISLKESALELGLLSAEDFDKYVVPENMIKPKA; encoded by the coding sequence ATGGAATTCCGCATTGAGCACGACACTATGGGCGAGGTCAAAGTCCCTAACGACAAATATTGGGGCGCACAAACAGAGCGCAGCTTTGAAAACTTCAAAATCGGCGTAGAAAAAATGCCAAAAGAGCTGATTTATAGCTTTGCCAAGCTTAAGCGATCGCTTGCGGTGGTGAATAACAACCTAGGCAAGCTAAATGATGAGAAGAAAAATGCCATCGTGCAAGCCTGTGATGAGATCATCGCAGGCAAGTTTGATGATAACTTCCCTCTAGCTATTTGGCAGACAGGCTCTGGCACACAAAGCAATATGAATATGAATGAAGTCATCGCCAATCGTGCGAGTGAGATCCTAGGTGCAGACTTCCGCAAGGAGAAAAAAATCCACCCAAATGATGATGTCAATATGAGCCAAAGCTCTAATGATACTTTCCCCACGGCAATGAGTATCGTCTCTGTGATCCAGCTAGAAAAGAAACTGCTCCCAGCCTTAGAAGAGCTTAGAAGCACTTTTGCCAAAAAGGTCAAAGACTTTGACTCTATCGTCAAAATCGGTCGCACACATCTCCAAGATGCCACGCCTCTCACACTTGGGCAGGAGTTTAGCGGCTATCTCTCAATGCTAGATCACTCCAAAGAGCAAATCATCGCCTCTCTCCCCACACTGCGAGAGCTTGCTATCGGCGGGACAGCAGTAGGCACAGGGCTAAACGCCCACCCAGAGCTTAGTGAAAAGGTAAGTGCCGAGCTTAGTAGCTTCACAGGCGTGAAGTTTGTCTCAAGCCCCAATAAATTCCACGCCCTAACAAGCCACGATGCTATTACTTTCGCACACGGCGCGCTAAAAGCCCTAGCAGCAAATCTTATGAAAATCGCTAATGATGTGCGCTGGCTAGCAAGCGGTCCTAGATGCGGGCTAGGCGAGCTGCTAATCCCAGAAAACGAGCCCGGAAGCTCCATAATGCCCGGCAAAGTCAATCCCACACAATGCGAAGCTCTCACAATGGTAGCAGTGCAAGTTATGGGTAATGATGCAGCAATTGGCTTTGCGGCATCTCAAGGAAATTTTGAGCTAAATGTCTTTAAGCCGGTGATTATTTATAACTTCTTGCAAAGCCTTGATTTGCTAGCTGATGCAATGCACTCATTTAATATCCACTGCGCAGTAGGTATCGAGCCAAATAGAGAAAAAATCGCGCATAATTTGCACAACTCTCTAATGCTAGTTACTGCACTAAATCCACACATCGGCTATGAAAATGCCGCCAAAGTCGCCAAAAATGCGCATAAGAAAAATATCTCCCTAAAAGAGTCCGCCCTAGAGCTAGGGCTTCTAAGCGCAGAGGATTTTGATAAATATGTCGTCCCGGAAAATATGATTAAGCCTAAAGCATAA
- a CDS encoding Fur family transcriptional regulator gives MDAVQLLRDHHIHITDLRLEMLEILIQAKHPLSFEGFAIQANKTTFYRNMELFEQSGIVSKSEMQGKFFYELAEMAKAHFVCDVCKEIKDFDLPPIKGKVKSVVVKGVCEECDTLDSSLDSKGL, from the coding sequence ATGGACGCTGTGCAGCTACTGCGAGATCATCATATCCATATCACAGATTTGCGGCTAGAAATGCTTGAGATACTTATCCAAGCAAAGCATCCTTTGAGCTTTGAGGGCTTTGCGATCCAAGCTAACAAAACGACTTTTTATCGCAATATGGAGCTTTTTGAGCAAAGTGGCATTGTGAGTAAAAGCGAGATGCAGGGCAAGTTTTTCTACGAGCTAGCCGAGATGGCAAAGGCGCATTTTGTCTGCGATGTGTGCAAGGAGATCAAAGACTTTGATTTACCCCCGATTAAAGGCAAGGTCAAAAGTGTCGTAGTAAAAGGCGTGTGCGAAGAGTGCGATACTTTAGATTCTAGCCTAGACTCTAAAGGATTGTAA
- a CDS encoding pyruvate flavodoxin oxidoreductase subunit gamma, producing the protein MLEIRWHSRAGQGAVTGAKGLADVIATTGKEVQAFALYGSAKRGAAMSAYDRIDDEPILNHEKFMEPDYVLVIDPGIVFITDICANDKPDTKYIITTHLSKEELIAKKPDLQGKTIYTLDCIQIALDTIGKPIPNAPMLGAFVKISGILELEYFKKAFTKVLGKKLPQAVIDANMEAIQRAYDSVQ; encoded by the coding sequence ATGCTAGAAATACGATGGCATTCACGAGCGGGTCAAGGCGCGGTAACAGGTGCTAAAGGACTTGCTGATGTGATCGCAACAACAGGGAAAGAAGTGCAGGCATTCGCGCTCTATGGCTCGGCTAAACGCGGCGCGGCGATGAGTGCGTATGATAGGATTGATGATGAGCCTATTTTGAACCACGAGAAGTTTATGGAGCCAGATTATGTGCTAGTGATTGATCCGGGGATCGTGTTTATCACGGATATTTGTGCCAATGACAAGCCCGATACCAAATACATCATCACCACGCATTTATCAAAAGAGGAGCTAATCGCCAAAAAGCCTGATTTGCAAGGCAAGACGATTTATACACTTGATTGTATTCAAATCGCGCTTGATACTATCGGCAAGCCGATCCCCAATGCCCCTATGCTTGGTGCGTTTGTAAAAATATCTGGGATCTTAGAGCTTGAGTATTTCAAAAAGGCTTTTACCAAAGTGCTTGGCAAGAAGCTTCCACAAGCGGTGATTGATGCCAATATGGAAGCTATACAGCGCGCGTATGATAGTGTGCAATAA
- a CDS encoding MATE family efflux transporter: protein MTAAAKLDLKNDSIIKLFFYYFIPALCAMLALSTYSTIDGIFVGQKIGTDGLAAIGACWAVFPACIAYELLFGFGGAAIVSYFLGSDRAARARLVFSSIFYFVAISSLAIGVLGFIFVDEILGFLTRGKDISSEIYALARIYLQITFLGMPFLILHPLSDIFVVNDKRPVLGMLAMILGSASNIALNYVFLFVLDMGIEGSALATILAHFIGFSVLVSHFVRKRGALFFIPRFSFAAIISSAKSGLPESISELSAAIMMVLYNGALLSIAGDVGLAVYSVVLYCGIVFFTILLSVSQALQPIASFNYGAGNFARLRYALFFSLFVVVVIGLLLYGVFYAFAPYFVGFFVDSSDEVAALSVKAMDIYYIGYVLLGVNMACAIFLQSIQRTISSIIITICYTFLFIALLLPPFSKSYGLDGAFASYPVAQGCALLVAVLVMGYELGYGILSGNAPSGRTLWKRRKHRV from the coding sequence ATGACTGCTGCTGCAAAGCTGGATTTGAAAAACGACTCTATCATCAAGCTATTTTTCTACTATTTTATCCCTGCACTTTGTGCGATGCTAGCCCTCTCTACCTACTCCACGATTGATGGGATCTTTGTGGGGCAAAAGATTGGCACTGATGGCTTGGCGGCTATCGGGGCGTGCTGGGCGGTGTTCCCTGCGTGTATTGCCTATGAGCTGCTCTTTGGCTTTGGGGGGGCGGCGATTGTGTCGTATTTTTTAGGAAGTGATCGTGCTGCTAGGGCTAGGCTTGTGTTTAGCTCGATTTTTTACTTTGTGGCGATTAGCTCGCTTGCCATTGGGGTGCTGGGATTTATCTTTGTCGATGAGATTTTGGGCTTCCTTACGCGTGGCAAGGATATTTCTAGCGAGATTTACGCGCTGGCTAGGATCTATCTGCAAATCACTTTCCTTGGTATGCCCTTTTTGATCTTGCACCCACTAAGCGATATTTTTGTCGTCAATGATAAACGCCCTGTGCTTGGTATGCTTGCGATGATTTTAGGATCAGCAAGCAATATCGCGCTGAACTATGTGTTTTTGTTTGTGCTTGATATGGGGATTGAGGGCAGTGCGCTTGCGACTATTCTGGCACATTTTATAGGATTTAGCGTGCTGGTGAGTCATTTTGTGCGCAAAAGGGGGGCATTATTTTTTATCCCTAGATTTTCGTTTGCTGCGATTATTTCTTCGGCGAAAAGTGGCTTGCCAGAGAGTATATCCGAGCTTTCTGCGGCTATTATGATGGTGCTCTATAATGGCGCGCTTTTAAGCATAGCTGGAGATGTGGGGCTTGCGGTATATAGTGTGGTGCTGTATTGTGGGATCGTGTTTTTTACCATTTTGCTCTCTGTCTCGCAAGCTTTGCAGCCTATCGCTAGCTTTAATTACGGGGCTGGGAATTTTGCTAGGCTGCGCTACGCGCTGTTTTTCTCTCTTTTTGTGGTGGTGGTTATAGGGCTTTTGCTGTATGGGGTGTTTTATGCTTTCGCGCCGTATTTTGTGGGGTTTTTTGTGGATTCTAGCGATGAGGTGGCGGCTTTAAGCGTGAAAGCTATGGATATTTACTATATCGGCTATGTGCTGCTAGGGGTCAATATGGCGTGCGCGATTTTCTTGCAGTCTATCCAGCGCACGATTAGCTCTATCATCATCACCATTTGCTATACATTTTTGTTTATCGCGCTGCTTTTGCCGCCTTTTAGTAAGAGCTATGGGCTAGATGGGGCGTTTGCTAGCTATCCTGTGGCGCAGGGCTGTGCGCTACTTGTAGCCGTGCTTGTTATGGGCTATGAGCTAGGCTATGGTATTTTATCTGGGAATGCCCCAAGTGGCAGGACATTGTGGAAAAGGAGAAAACATCGTGTTTAA
- a CDS encoding 4Fe-4S dicluster-binding protein has protein sequence MKDWTELEIGSVLFPFEKDGVETLRQHNNERSYTKESSYGTSVAHWRIDKPVHNSEICINCFNCWMYCPDAAILVRDEKLKGVDYMHCKGCGVCVDVCPTNPKSLLMFNNHESNEVALSKWPAKEEKKKREE, from the coding sequence ATGAAAGACTGGACAGAATTAGAGATTGGCTCCGTATTGTTCCCCTTTGAAAAAGACGGGGTAGAGACTTTGCGCCAGCATAATAATGAGCGAAGCTATACTAAAGAAAGCTCCTATGGCACGAGTGTGGCGCATTGGCGGATCGATAAGCCTGTGCATAATAGCGAGATTTGTATCAATTGCTTTAACTGCTGGATGTATTGCCCTGATGCGGCGATTTTGGTGCGTGATGAGAAGCTAAAGGGTGTGGATTATATGCACTGCAAGGGCTGCGGTGTGTGCGTAGATGTCTGCCCGACCAATCCCAAATCCCTGCTAATGTTTAACAACCACGAATCCAATGAAGTAGCCCTTAGCAAGTGGCCCGCCAAAGAAGAAAAGAAAAAGAGAGAGGAGTAA
- a CDS encoding HAD family hydrolase produces MFKWKRSHKTQGGDEKAATLESTFEKVDSSGEYGVSERIELKEEPVYPRTQGTIELKEEKKDSLESTSTNRPQGGFEQEISREIIEQKVAEKEVFELKPEPSPQVIMPTTSPAAKLDSGDHEKYVLLFDLDGTLLDSIDGIYHSFTHACGAAFSPTIDEVRSLIGLPLVEMFIKVGFEPKEAQDRAIAYKNHYRKIYLQETKLLPNVIESLIMAKSFAHLGVVTTKTALYSKHILQHFDILRFFQVVIGSEDVQHPKPSAEPILKALCSLPIVPKEQVFMIGDTIYDLEAAKNAQINGVWVRSGYGVGLESRAMMSCDGVYEAVCAIRTQAMQYADNWHTLE; encoded by the coding sequence GTGTTTAAGTGGAAAAGATCGCATAAGACACAAGGCGGTGATGAAAAGGCAGCTACACTAGAATCCACTTTTGAAAAAGTGGATTCTAGTGGGGAGTATGGGGTAAGTGAGCGTATCGAGCTAAAAGAAGAGCCCGTATATCCACGCACACAAGGCACAATCGAGCTAAAAGAAGAGAAAAAAGACTCACTAGAATCCACAAGCACCAATCGCCCTCAAGGAGGTTTTGAGCAAGAAATTTCTAGAGAGATCATTGAGCAAAAAGTCGCTGAAAAAGAAGTCTTTGAGCTAAAGCCAGAGCCTAGCCCTCAAGTGATAATGCCCACCACAAGCCCTGCTGCAAAGCTGGATTCTGGTGATCACGAGAAATATGTCTTGTTGTTTGATTTAGATGGGACTTTGCTTGATTCTATCGATGGGATTTATCATAGCTTTACGCACGCTTGTGGTGCGGCATTTTCCCCCACAATAGATGAGGTGCGATCTTTGATAGGACTGCCGCTTGTGGAGATGTTTATCAAAGTAGGGTTTGAGCCTAAAGAAGCGCAAGATAGGGCGATAGCATACAAAAATCATTATAGGAAAATCTACCTACAAGAAACGAAGCTGTTACCAAATGTAATAGAATCTCTCATTATGGCAAAGAGTTTTGCGCATCTTGGGGTGGTTACGACAAAAACGGCGTTGTATTCTAAGCATATTTTGCAGCATTTTGATATTTTGCGATTTTTTCAAGTGGTGATTGGCAGCGAAGATGTGCAGCACCCAAAGCCTAGCGCAGAGCCGATTTTAAAAGCTCTTTGCTCTTTGCCCATTGTGCCAAAGGAGCAGGTGTTTATGATTGGCGATACGATTTATGATCTAGAGGCGGCTAAAAATGCGCAGATCAATGGCGTGTGGGTGCGTAGTGGCTATGGTGTAGGGCTAGAATCTAGGGCTATGATGAGCTGTGATGGTGTGTATGAGGCTGTGTGTGCTATCCGCACGCAGGCTATGCAGTATGCGGATAATTGGCATACGCTAGAGTGA